From a single Rhodomicrobium lacus genomic region:
- a CDS encoding DUF1254 domain-containing protein, which translates to MTIENSGPFAVNRRHLLGLAAATLVAPALSAAGSGVARGEAKAGTGLAEASKNAFIYGLPLIESARARARALSQSPVNTLTHKRVLSDYNDRFITTPNNDTLYSVAWLDLKNGPAKLTIPQTGSRYVSVALLDFYTNNFAILGTQSTGRDGGTFTIVGPEAATDDPRAIRAPTRWVWLLVRLLVDGPDDLAAAHAVQDGFSLEAPVAKGSTTPAVARNAGWNEYFSAVQALLSDNAPPATDDAILRTIAPLGLSPKGGFDPGRFSQAQVDEIKSGIFAASVELTNTRDIGRIAQGWRYPRYDLGDYHQAYLYRAQVAVAGLAALPPREAIYLQPRLTPEQAELAPGKSLLLRFPAGQLPPVGAFWSLSIYEATPDNQFFFFKNPIDRYSIGDRTKGLVKGADGSLDIWISRDKPSDPAKLANWLPAPETGPFSLFLRGYLPAPALLSGAYLVPALQLV; encoded by the coding sequence ATGACAATAGAGAATTCAGGGCCATTCGCGGTTAACAGGCGTCACCTCCTGGGGCTGGCAGCTGCCACGCTCGTCGCGCCCGCCCTTTCCGCGGCGGGCTCCGGCGTCGCGCGCGGTGAAGCGAAGGCCGGGACGGGACTTGCAGAGGCTTCGAAAAATGCTTTCATCTACGGTCTGCCGCTCATCGAAAGCGCCCGCGCTCGCGCCCGCGCGCTGTCGCAATCGCCGGTCAACACGCTGACGCACAAACGTGTTCTGAGCGACTATAACGACCGTTTCATCACCACGCCGAACAACGACACGCTTTATTCGGTCGCGTGGCTCGATCTCAAGAACGGTCCGGCCAAACTGACGATCCCGCAGACGGGAAGCCGCTACGTTTCAGTTGCTCTGCTGGACTTCTATACCAACAATTTCGCCATCCTCGGCACGCAGTCGACCGGGCGCGACGGCGGTACCTTCACGATTGTCGGGCCGGAAGCGGCAACGGATGATCCGCGCGCTATCCGTGCGCCCACGCGCTGGGTGTGGCTGCTCGTTCGCCTGCTTGTGGATGGCCCGGACGATCTCGCCGCTGCGCACGCCGTGCAGGACGGCTTCAGCCTCGAAGCTCCGGTCGCGAAGGGCAGCACAACGCCCGCGGTCGCGCGGAATGCGGGTTGGAACGAGTATTTCTCAGCCGTGCAGGCGTTGCTGAGCGACAATGCACCGCCTGCGACGGACGATGCCATCCTGCGAACCATCGCCCCACTCGGCCTTTCTCCGAAAGGCGGGTTCGATCCGGGACGCTTCTCGCAAGCTCAGGTCGATGAAATCAAGTCCGGCATCTTCGCCGCTTCCGTCGAACTTACGAACACGCGGGATATCGGCCGCATCGCGCAGGGTTGGCGCTATCCGCGCTACGACCTCGGAGATTACCACCAAGCCTATCTTTATCGGGCGCAGGTGGCGGTTGCGGGGCTTGCCGCCTTGCCCCCGCGCGAGGCGATCTATCTTCAGCCGCGCCTGACGCCGGAGCAGGCCGAACTCGCACCGGGCAAATCGCTGCTGCTGCGTTTTCCGGCGGGGCAGCTTCCGCCGGTCGGGGCCTTCTGGTCGCTCAGCATCTACGAAGCGACGCCAGACAACCAGTTCTTCTTCTTCAAGAACCCGATCGATCGTTATTCCATCGGCGACCGCACCAAGGGCCTCGTCAAGGGCGCGGACGGCTCGCTCGACATCTGGATTTCGCGCGACAAGCCGAGCGATCCGGCGAAGCTCGCCAACTGGTTGCCCGCGCCGGAAACGGGACCGTTCTCGCTGTTCCTGCGCGGCTACCTGCCGGCGCCCGCGTTGCTTTCCGGCGCCTATCTCGTGCCCGCGCTACAACTCGTGTAA
- the rbfA gene encoding 30S ribosome-binding factor RbfA: MKPTHDSKGPSQRQLRAGELLRHALAEIFRLEDIEDAELQGQIITVAEVRVSPDLKHATVFTSALGGKPGDVIAKALNRHARFLRGELARRIELKYVPELVFRADHALDAAERIDELLRSPDVARDLK, from the coding sequence ATGAAACCGACACACGATTCGAAAGGCCCGTCGCAGCGCCAGCTCCGCGCGGGCGAACTGCTGCGCCATGCGCTGGCCGAGATTTTCCGGCTCGAAGACATCGAGGATGCGGAGCTTCAGGGCCAGATCATCACCGTCGCCGAGGTGCGGGTGAGCCCCGACCTCAAGCACGCCACCGTTTTCACCAGCGCGCTCGGCGGCAAGCCGGGCGATGTCATCGCCAAGGCGCTCAACCGTCATGCGCGTTTTTTGCGTGGCGAGCTTGCAAGGCGCATCGAGTTGAAATATGTCCCGGAGCTTGTATTTCGGGCCGATCACGCACTCGATGCGGCGGAGCGCATCGACGAACTGCTGCGCTCTCCTGACGTCGCCCGCGATCTCAAATAA